CTCTATGTCCAATTTTGTGCTTATCATTGGAGCCTTTGGGCTTGCCACCAATGTAATATGTCTTAATACAACAGTCGAGCCATGGTCTATTATAAGACTTCATGGAAGCAACTGGGGTATCAAAGGGGTTTGCTCCACCACACAAGTAAGACAATCGTTTTAGTAGCTCATCCCGAGTTGTATGGTCCACGTACAAGTTTGCAGCTGGAAGATCAGGAAACATGTGTGCCTATAAAAGGGACCAAGAATATTCAGTGTAGATGGTTTAGATGCATCATCTTACAGCATCTTCTTCCACAAGGAAGGCATTTAAAGTACCAGTGTAATCTTCTAGTATCAATTCCAGCATGTAGGCATACTTGAGTGTTGGTATTACTATATTGGGTACATAGTTACATGTATATCACTTTATACTGTTACCTTGTGGTGTTGGTGTACGGTCATGACAAGCTGCTACACACTGTTCTCCAGCATCGTGTACTCTTCTTGTATCATCAGTAGAATCTCCTCTGGCTATGTCATATCTGAGGTGGTTATAATTAATATCCTCATTAGTTTTGTGGTTGTCACTGGAAGTTACCTTGCTCTACATTGTGGACAGTACAGTTTGACCATCATCTCAATATTGGGTGGGAGCACTTGAGTAACTTGTGCTCTACAATGGTGTTTACAGGGAACCTGGATTGAACAGCTTACAACATGTCTTAAGTCATCAATTAGCACCTTGGAGTTGTGAATGTTAGCAATTGTCTCAAGGGGTCTGTTGGGATGGAGCGTTACTAGAGGAGGACAGGTGTTGTAAAGTTCACTAATCATCACCTTTATTGTTACTAACCACTAGCTACATCTGATGACTCCTCTGCTTGGTGACTGCTGCTGGTGTCTTCAATTCTCCCCAAAACTCTTTGACAAAAATTATCATAAATACTTTAAAATGAACACTGACATACTGCTTCAACTTCAGTACATCTGGATCATTAGGCGAATACTTGAATACTCCACCTCCTGAGACAGACCTGTGAATACACAGGTTGACTATGTCACCGGAGTAGTTGGCAGCATGGACATTTTGAAGTCGAACAAAATCACAACACTACAATGCATTCACATAGAGGAAGGTTAAAACACAGTTCACTCTGACCTCAAGCCTTCGAATTCTGTCTATGTGGTTGTCATACATAGTTATGTTGACCATCAAATCTCCAGCTCTGGCAGCCAAACTAGCATCAACTCTTTTGTGGTATACAAACTAGATAGTCAGGCCACTTGAATCACTATCATTACCTTGGTCTTACTACTTGTTCAGTTGTTTGTACATGCCTAAAAGTGTATTCATACAATAACATTAGTAAATGAATACCCAAGAATGCAGCTGTTAGCCATTCCTCTTACTCCCAGGAATCTTTACagttgcacataccaaatattcATTTCTGTTCATGGGAAAGTTAGGTATAAAGAATCCATTCTTTGGTGCAGAAATGTTTCAAAGATAATGTACATAAAATATGTAAATGTGCTATAATATTAACGTATATAaattaaatgtgtgtgtgtgtctgtagttCAAGGCCATTCATCTAATACAGTTGTCCTCAATAAAGCTTCTGATACTTGGTAAGGATCACAATTGCTTGATGGCCGCCTATCTTCTAGATAACCTTTCTTGTCTTTATCTACTTGACGAGGAATACGAATGCTGGCTCCACGATGTGCCACACCACTGGAAAACGTTTTGATATCAGCTGTCTCATGTTGACCAGTGAGACGGCGTGCATTATCCTTCCCTCCATAAGGGTCATACCACGCAATATGTTGGTCTTGTTTTTTAGACAGCTTCTCAACAGCTGCATGAATCACATCAATCCCACCATCTTCTCTCATAGCTTTtgtactgtagttacagtggGCACCAGCACCATTCCAACCCTTCAAAGGCTTGGGATCTAATGAACACACAACTCCAAAATCTTCACAAACACGATGCAAGATGTACCGCGATACCCACAGTTCATCTCCTATTGAAACTCCTTCACAAGGTCCTACTTGATATTCCCACTAAAAGGAACAAACAATGATATCATAAGATAACAAAAATACAATTTTACTTGAGATGGCATCACTTCAGCATTGGTTCCACATATCTTAATGCCAGCATACAGACAGGCCTTGTAGTGTGCCTCCATTATGGCCCTCCCGTATGCTCTATCTGCTCCTACAGAACAGTAGTAAGGACCCTGTGGGCCTGGATAACCGTTCTTGGGCCAACCAAAGGGATGCCCTTCGAGATTCATCAACGTGTACTCTTGCTCTATCCCAAACCACGGCTTCTCATCTTTACAACGTTCCATCACTTTCATACAAGAGTCCCGATGGTTGGTTTCAGCAGGACTGTCATCCGGCTTGAGTGTTTCGCACATCACCAAAATGTTACCAGCTTTCATGAACGGGTCTTTGTATATGGCGACCGGTTTTACGTATATATCGCTATTATGGCCAGATGACTGTCCTGTACTAGATCCATCGAAATTCCACACTGGTAATTCTGCAGCTGATGACGGTGTTTTGTCTAACGTCTTCGTTTTGCCTCGCAGTCCTTCTCCCGTCCCGTCAATCCATATGTACGTAGCCAACACTTTACCATGCTGGTCTAAATCATGGTAGTGTTTCAGTAATAACTGGTTCAGTGCCATTTCTTATCAAGGTCACTTCAAATGCCGCGTAAAAACAATCGCCACGTGCTTTATACTTGATGCCACGTGCGCGTGTTAATGACGCAACAACGGTATCTAGATACTGCCCCATCAACCACAAAGGTGAATGGAATGTCAGCAAAGCACGTGATAAGCGGAACCTAGGTGTATAAAAAAAAACTTCATTTGGTAAAGACCACTAGAAAGTAGTTGGTGAGATTCACTGAAGATGTTACAAGGAAGTTAACACACATTCAGTGTCTAATTAGGATCACCAACATAGAAATTTACAACAGAAACTGAAAAGTATAGTACAGCTCAATCCTCAACATCACAAGATAACTAAGTGACTACTTGGTGTCATAGGTGGATCTGAGGGGAAAGCTTTGCACTCCCTGGCCCTTCTCTAGACTTGCAGAGGAAtcatgcactcacacacactgtattcagaagtacagaatTCCAATGAGCAAAATAGAAGAAaacagttataaatgcactttacaatttacaatactctcaaattcaaacctaggaggtctaattaaaaaaaaaaaaaggattcAACTACAatatacaatggcggatccaggatggggcatttggggcaaatgcccccccctcgtggaggagccagccatgcttctgattaaaacagctagtaaattttatgtcaggccaacagagatcagtttaaaacttatgaaaatatgcacattttactagcatttattacaaattcacctgagaccaaagcgaaccaaagtcaaactaactgtaaaatagtcacccagcacctttgtgcatACTAAGTGcatctaaaaataattattgtgttgctgttatttaagacattcagagccttttaaacagtttttaagacttcacaaccatctgaaaaggccaaaatggcaaatatcaacagtgaaacaccactaagaggtgattatttgctgctttaaaaaagcagcactgaactatagagaatatggttctccccatgcatgcaaccacctacaacttaccctatttgtgcccctcccctagccagctcctggatccgcccctgatatagAGTCTTACTCAGACTGAACGTGTATGCATCCAGCTATATCAaacaaagttatgcaaatgagtataacttgtgtactagagttcctagtggaataaacactaaAACTTCTTACCCCCCTTAGCACCTCctaacagtgtctcctagatccacctACGATTGGTGTGACAggttgaaaaaaaaaaattttgctTATAAAATTGTGGATTTGGTAGCTGCATCAATtgctctaacagaacatacacaTTGAAGGTTTAAAGTTCTAATCTATGCAAGAGTTACTAACGAAAGCATGCAGGATTCTGACACAATTTCTAAGGAAAAGGAAATCCAAAATAAACAACATTTAACTTACAGAGAAGTTTTTGTTCCATCCCACACACTTAAGTGAGCTTGTTGGTTGATTTCATCAATACCAATTGAAACAATCTGAAAACATTGAAAATAGACATTTTTTTCAGTTTCTCCAGTACCTGACAAATCAGATCAAATCGAGAACCCTTATCAATTGATGACAATTTCATACAGGGTTGTGTGTCATCCTGTTGTGCAGCCCATTCTCGTAATTCCTGTACCTGTTAAAAAGTATTGGCTGGTACTAACCAAAACCTGTAGTTACCCTCTGCTTATCGTAATCAGTAAACTGAAATGATGAGCTACTAGTACGAGGTGTCATGTCTGCACCAGGCCTGCCATCAAATACAACATTAGAACAGCCTCTCTTCTTCAACCCAACTCCTTGCTTATTTCCACAATGATCTTTAATCTATACTAACACACGTCTAGATTCCATCTAAATCACTTTCCCTCACCATAACCCGATGTAATCTCAAAATATCACCAACTGACTTTACTTGTGGCAGTCCCATAGGGCTGGGATCAAAGAGATTACAGCTCAACTCAGCCTCAGACTCATCAGTTAAGACCAGTGTTGAATAATAATCTGAATACATTGAGGGTGACACAATGTATAATGACACAGAGTTTACCTTGACCATTAGATTTTCGAACATCTTTAAATGCTTTGACTATTCCATACACATTAACTGTAGCGCCAGTCTGTAAACTGTCAAGTGATAGGTATCCCATCTAACATGCAACACATGTATACCatctacatatatatgtatcgGTGTACCTTCTGTTTCTTACACGGAGGAGCTGAGTCTTCTGTTTGACCTATCATATAAGAGTCTCACACACCACATAAGCCACACAGTAGATTTACCATTGGAGTTGTGGACTTTCCTCTTGACCAACTAAAATATGTGTGCACACTTAACAAACCACTAACTATATAGTTGTGCTTACCCAAATAGCTGGAGAACTGACGTTACTGTTACAAGTTATACAAAAGTCATGAGACTGCGTAGGATTAGTCATGTTTTCTGTTATGCTGCACTCAAGTATGTATATAGCACTCTGTAATCAAGTATGCATAGCTTAATTGCAATATAGAAGTTGCTGCTCACCCCAACAGCCTCCAAAGGGAAGTTGTTAGCTATAGTACCCACCAGGTGCACTGTGATGTACTTCCCATCTGGTAATGATTCATCTATGACATTGAAATAGTGCAGCTGGTGAGAATTAACCAATGAAAGATTTGCAACTACCTCTCATTGCGAATTCTACTTGTTTACCCACAACATTTGAATGTATGGGTGGCCATTGTGTTATAATCGTCCCCTATAAGCAACATAGCTTGTATGTAAAGTATGATACTTTAATTAAAGCGCACCTTAATGTACTTGTCACCTAGTTGAACACAACACTGATCTATAGTATTCAACTCTAGTCTAGTTTGGTTAGACAGCTGTGCACAAAATAATTTCTCTTTTTGAGGAAGAAGACACACCAGTCCATCAGAACCCGCCATATTTTCGCATTTTACGCATGCGTATTAAATAATCTATGGGGCGTAGCTCTCGCTCGTCATAACACCTACTATAAAACTCGCTTTATGGAGATGTGGGATCTGTTAGACGAAGTCCTTCGCTATGGTTTATTTCTAGGAGCAATATTTCAGATCATCGCAATTGCAGCTATAGTCGTTATTCCTCCCAAAGACACGAAAGACATAGGAGAGCACGAAGAGACTTTAGAAGAGCCAGCGAAGACCAAAAGCAGCAGTAAGCAAGAAAGTAAACAGCAGTCGACTGTTTCGTCACTGCGAAAAAGAACTAAAGAtaaaaagaaaagatgaagaataTAAAGTATGCTCTATTTAGAGTATAACATTCAttcaatatttttaaacacataTTCAGACATTCAACTTTTTAATGCTATAATCTACAGTGTATATGCGTATGTGTGTGCCATTCATTCCATATTGTATAAATGGGTAAAGCTATACTGCTATATCACAACTCCAATATACTACAATGAATTAGCTTCAGGTGTATCTTATATCTAAGGGAGGTACTAGGCTGTTATAATAAACAATAGCAatcatatgtacatatgtaaaaaTATCAATACATTAAGTGGCCGTGACCAGTAGTTTCTCATGTTTAACATCTTCATGTGCAGTTGCAAGTACTCGTAGGAATCTTTCTCTTTCTTCATAACTTTGTACGGACAGATGCCAGGTGGCCAGTCCACGTATGGCTGAGATACTTGCAGTAGCTGAACGGCTTAATCTCTTCACAGCTTTGTCTATTTTAATTGACTCCATTAGTTCTGATATTAAGCTGTCATCGTCTGATAGTTCCAAGGGGGGTGGGTTATCAGGTAACTTCAATTTACCTTCTGTACAAACTATAGTGAAACTACATGCCTGTCTTCTTTTGGTTTCAACCCTGACAATGTTATGAAGTGTACAAGATTTGAGTATGGAATATTGTGGACTATCAGGAAGAAGAGCAAATGATAATTGCGGCCAGTGGATGAAGTCCTCACCAACAATGTATAGTTTATGCGTAGTTAGTACCATACTACACGTAATGGTAGTGGTGTCATCTGTTAATTCTACTACCATATATTTGCATCTTCTCCTGTTGGTGATTCACTGAGGGTTGATAGTACTGCATTAGGTTCCTGGTAGGATGTTTTACAAATGATCACATTTTCTGCTTCATTGTTAACTGGTAGTGGTGTTGAGAATGGCCTTCCCTTGTCAGTTTGGTGTCGGTCAATAGAATGTTGTGTTAATAGTTTAGTGAAAGAATCGTCTACTGAATCTTCTCTTGGCCTTATGCTTGGTAGTGCTTCTAAAAATTTGCTGGTGATATCGTAGTTCTGCGTGATGAATGTAAATGTACTGGAAGAGTTGCCCCCACTGATCCTAAAGAACTGATAGAATAGGCCAACGTTAACATCTTTCAGCTGTTGAAAGGCAATGTACTGAAAACAAAGAGGTCTACAATGCTGTTCTGGGTTGTTGTATAAGTGAGAAGCAAAAGGACATTTTCCACCATCTTCTATCCACTGTTTCATACTCTGTGGGTCAGTAAGTAAATAAATTGCTTGAGTGCTGACAAACACaaatgtttgtatatttgtattGGATGCTATGAATGgaatacacatgcaactaaaAGTGAATTTCACTTTTTCTTTGCTGGGAAACTGAGAGATGTACCTGTGGAAGTATTCTTCTTGTTTGTCAAATGCAACCTCATTAAGATCTATTTTGATATCATGATCAGGAGTGGTTAATGTTGCAACATTCTCTGGTGTTTTTGAGACAGTTTTGGCACTTACTACTGTTGAGAAGGTCTTCATATTAACGGATGGGTGCCTGTTAGCTAGTTCAG
The Dysidea avara chromosome 7, odDysAvar1.4, whole genome shotgun sequence genome window above contains:
- the LOC136259581 gene encoding protection of telomeres protein 1-like produces the protein MAGSDGLVCLLPQKEKLFCAQLSNQTRLELNTIDQCCVQLGDKYIKGTIITQWPPIHSNVVGKQVEFAMRDESLPDGKYITVHLVGTIANNFPLEAVGSAIYILECSITENMTNPTQSHDFCITCNSNVSSPAIWLVKRKVHNSNGQTEDSAPPCKKQKMGYLSLDSLQTGATVNVYGIVKAFKDVRKSNGQDYYSTLVLTDESEAELSCNLFDPSPMGLPQVKSVGDILRLHRVMIKDHCGNKQGVGLKKRGCSNVVFDGRPGADMTPRTSSSSFQFTDYDKQRVQELREWAAQQDDTQPCMKLSSIDKGSRFDLICQIVSIGIDEINQQAHLSVWDGTKTSLHVQTTEQVVRPRVDASLAARAGDLMVNITMYDNHIDRIRRLECCDFVRLQNVHAANYSGDIVNLCIHRSVSGGGVFKYSPNDPDVLKLKQVLGRIEDTSSSHQAEESSDVASVTLHPNRPLETIANIHNSKVPCKHHCRAQVTQVLPPNIEMMVKLYCPQCRARYDIARGDSTDDTRRVHDAGEQCVAACHDRTPTPQVIPTLKYAYMLELILEDYTGTLNAFLVEEDAAHMFPDLPAANLYVDHTTRDELLKRLSYLCGGANPFDTPVASMKSYNRPWLDCCIKTYYIGGKPKGSNDKHKIGHRVFDTIFIIK
- the LOC136259585 gene encoding glutamine synthetase-like, whose amino-acid sequence is MALNQLLLKHYHDLDQHGKVLATYIWIDGTGEGLRGKTKTLDKTPSSAAELPVWNFDGSSTGQSSGHNSDIYVKPVAIYKDPFMKAGNILVMCETLKPDDSPAETNHRDSCMKVMERCKDEKPWFGIEQEYTLMNLEGHPFGWPKNGYPGPQGPYYCSVGADRAYGRAIMEAHYKACLYAGIKICGTNAEVMPSQWEYQVGPCEGVSIGDELWVSRYILHRVCEDFGVVCSLDPKPLKGWNGAGAHCNYSTKAMREDGGIDVIHAAVEKLSKKQDQHIAWYDPYGGKDNARRLTGQHETADIKTFSSGVAHRGASIRIPRQVDKDKKGYLEDRRPSSNCDPYQVSEALLRTTVLDEWP